A portion of the Manduca sexta isolate Smith_Timp_Sample1 chromosome 20, JHU_Msex_v1.0, whole genome shotgun sequence genome contains these proteins:
- the LOC115448206 gene encoding CDGSH iron-sulfur domain-containing protein 2 homolog produces the protein MYIVSSLVKVTIPNYLASLPIPDSIGGWFRLGVRDWLALIPPTAVVGGISYYSYLTIKKAREAGNGQINPIIRKDIQKVVDFIDIEDITEKAVLCRCWRSKNWPYCDGAHGAHNRATGDNTGPVVVRHKPTE, from the exons ATGTATATTGTATCAAGTCTTGTGAAAGTTACTATTCCTAATTATTTAGCCAGTTTACCGATACCTGATTCCATCGGCGGCTGGTTTCGTCTTGGAG ttAGGGACTGGCTCGCTTTAATACCTCCTACAGCAGTAGTAGGTGGCATCTCATATTATTCATATCTAACTATCAAGAAGGCAAGGGAAGCCGGCAATGGACAAATAAACCCAATAATAAGGAAAGACATTCAAAAAGTGGTGGACTTTATTGATATAGAGGATATCACAGAGAAAGCTGTCCTTTGCAGATGTTGGAGAAgcaaaaat TGGCCGTACTGCGACGGCGCGCACGGGGCTCATAACAGGGCCACGGGCGACAACACCGGCCCAGTAGTCGTCAGACATAAGCCGACGGAATAA